The genomic interval TTCTGACTgcttattaaattattttaactGGGAACAGCCGGGTAGCTGGTGTCTGAACTGGTGTGAaattatatacaaaataaatgtcACAAGCTAAACTAGACGCGTCGTCTTTTGGTTAGTTTCTATTTCACGGTACAGCTAAAATTGGAGGGGAGGGGCAGTTCAACACTTAGTTCCTACGAGTTCTTCTTTGATCCACCGAAGCCGGAGAAGCCCATGATGGCGACCATGTCGTCGGGCATGCCGCCGGACTCGAAGTCCGTGTCCTCGGCCTTGCGCTTCCGCTCTTTCCGCTTCTCCTTGCGGTGTTCCTTGTAGcgatcctcctcctccttggcCTCCCGCAGGCGGCGCTCGAGCTCGTAGTCCTTCTGCTTCTCCTCCATCTTCTTCTTGTTCTGCTGGAAGCGCTCCTTCACCTGGTCGACGGTGCTCCGCTCCACCTTCATGGACATGCCCAGATTGCGCTGGTGCTTCTTGCCATTGATGTGGTCCAGGAAGTTGATGGAGTCCTTGACCACGCAGTCGCAAACGTTGCAGTAATAGCCACCGGATTGCGAGGTGGGTGTGTTCTTGTTGATGACAACGCTCTTGCCCAGCTTGCTATCCAGGTCCACCTTGTAGTCGCGTCGCTTGAGGTTCTCCCGCTGTACGGGCTCTGGTGAAAAACGAAAAGGCTTGTATTATGAGTGCCTTCCAGTAAATTTATCCACTGACCTTCTTCCTTGGGTGCCACCTGGTTGAGCAGCCGCTCCGCCGCCAGCTTCTCGTACTCGTTCTTGTCCCATTTCCTTCGGTGGTCATCAGGTCGCATCGTCATGGTTGCGCTGGGATGGCAATTGCTCTAAAATCTATTGGGTAAAAGTAAGGCAAtgaaaatttgtaaatatttttgttagcgATGCGGCGGTTTGCGTCCGAGCTGAGATTTTGGTCGGGGATGACAACctgatattttttttaaatgttatcGATAGATCCAGAAGGCAGATGTGAAAATATAGCAgttgttaatttttaatttaaaaaattatatttattgtttaaattaaaGCTTATTTCGGAATctgtatacaaaaaaaa from Drosophila mauritiana strain mau12 chromosome 3L, ASM438214v1, whole genome shotgun sequence carries:
- the LOC117140384 gene encoding zinc finger matrin-type protein 2, whose product is MTMRPDDHRRKWDKNEYEKLAAERLLNQVAPKEEEPVQRENLKRRDYKVDLDSKLGKSVVINKNTPTSQSGGYYCNVCDCVVKDSINFLDHINGKKHQRNLGMSMKVERSTVDQVKERFQQNKKKMEEKQKDYELERRLREAKEEEDRYKEHRKEKRKERKRKAEDTDFESGGMPDDMVAIMGFSGFGGSKKNS